A region of the Peredibacter starrii genome:
GAACTTAAGAAAGCAAATTCTAAAACAGAAGTGGTGGCCATTAACTAACGGCCGCCACCTTCTTATTTTTCTGCATAAAATAATACGATTCAGTTGTATACCAGGCAAGTGCCACCCAAATAAGAAGGAAAGCATTAAGCTTATCCGGGCTTAATGGTTCATGCAGGACTAATAGTCCGCACAGAAACTTCAAACTTGGTGAGAGGTATTGAATAAATCCTAGAGTCTGAAGTTGCAGGCGACGGGCGCTGTAAGCAAACAGTACTAATGGGATACAAGTCACAAGTCCCGATAGCAACAGAGTTCCAATTTGCCAGCCAGGAAGAACTCCCAGAATTGTAAATGGAGTTGTGGGCCCAAAATGCCAGATCGCAAGGATTGGCAAAATCATAAAACAAGTTTCAAAAGTAAGACCTTCTAGTGAGCCCACATTGGTGAACTTACGAAGGAGCCCATACATCGCAAAAGTCAAAGACAAGGCAATCGCGATCCACGGAAAGTTTTGTAAATCGGTTTGAAGGGCCATCATCACGATAGAAATTAAGGCGAGGGTAATAGCTGGCC
Encoded here:
- the rarD gene encoding EamA family transporter RarD; protein product: MKISKAHLAAMLAFSMWGTFPLYWKIFHDVSAWDLFAHRLLWSFVTLMIILVFTKKTGSLKEIWKQKRTRNMLMMSAILISSNWLLYIYAVNVGKVLEASMGYFLNPLINVFMGWLILKEKLRPTQWPAITLALISIVMMALQTDLQNFPWIAIALSLTFAMYGLLRKFTNVGSLEGLTFETCFMILPILAIWHFGPTTPFTILGVLPGWQIGTLLLSGLVTCIPLVLFAYSARRLQLQTLGFIQYLSPSLKFLCGLLVLHEPLSPDKLNAFLLIWVALAWYTTESYYFMQKNKKVAAVS